From a single Brassica oleracea var. oleracea cultivar TO1000 chromosome C5, BOL, whole genome shotgun sequence genomic region:
- the LOC106295120 gene encoding protein OBERON 3, with product MNGEKDLAGDGECSRTKTSKPRFAHLNTDNQDDKTNQFQKGVGFLSARSSDSVDAFSSKSSPRSGNELTLSYLCENRDLSEKIAESQKGKEVVVTFSENPTHRHDEEEEKWIERDFFNLREPNPNPSKRKAHDEVKQEVEEEENKNKIETLNLSLALPDVSLSLTASNAVKRPRVNSERATTSFSNDFTATAPSMSYSYSHPFSHNLSCSADFDCSVEKDDRIWCAGEGTNGSVHSRFRPIGDGGVALARTPISAAKPSTSSDYSFFPSELPARPGMMEVTVSGDSRKKLEESDDVRSESERVLYDIVSKSISSAALIIQGMADETLESAKEYLRNLIDSPDNKEKLTSLQSQIDKRSDLCKETLSKCVKDQLDILVAVRTGLKYFLSGKIRIPMNELVEIFMFLRCRNVNCKSLLPVDDCECKICSNNKGFCSSCMCPVCLRFDSASNTCSWVGCDVCSHWCHAACGIQKNLIKPGLSLKSPRGNKTEMLFHCIGCAHKSEMFGFVKDVFVCCAKNWGPETLIKELDCVGKVFRGSDDAKGKTLHLKANEMVKKLESKLISPADASNFIIHFFNYAESVSEFPEPKEQTVVIETSYRKDEASVTPSTSKDQMKKSFALTDAMMNSFDSLESMVRIKEAETRMFQKKADEARIEAESFRRMIEMKTEKMEEEYTEKLARLCLQETEERRRNKLEELKKLENSHCDYRNMKLRMEAEIAGLLKRMESTRQHLV from the exons ATGAACGGAGAGAAAGATCTCGCCGGAGACGGAGAGTGCTCACGAACCAAAACATCAAAGCCCCGATTCGCTCATCTAAACACCGACAACCAAGACGACAAAACCAACCAGTTTCAGAAAGGCGTCGGCTTTCTCAGCGCCCGATCGAGCGACAGCGTCGACGCGTTCTCCTCGAAATCATCGCCAAGATCCGGAAACGAGCTCACTCTCAGCTACCTCTGCGAGAACCGCGACCTCTCCGAGAAAATCGCCGAAAGTCAAAAGGGCAAAGAGGTCGTAGTAACCTTCTCCGAGAATCCGACCCACCGCCACGACGAGGAGGAGGAGAAATGGATCGAGAGAGACTTCTTCAACCTCAGAGAACCCAATCCGAATCCTTCGAAGCGGAAGGCTCACGACGAGGTCAAACAAGAAGTGGAAGAAGAAGAGAATAAAAACAAGATTGAAACTTTAAACCTCTCTCTAGCTTTACCAGACGTCTCTCTGTCGCTAACGGCGTCAAACGCCGTCAAAAGACCGAGGGTTAACAGCGAAAGAGCAACGACGTCGTTTTCGAACGACTTCACGGCGACGGCGCCGTCGATGTCTTACTCCTACTCCCACCCTTTCTCCCACAACCTCAGCTGCTCCGCCGACTTCGACTGCTCCGTCGAGAAAGACGACCGCATCTGGTGCGCCGGCGAAGGAACCAACGGATCTGTCCACAGCCGGTTCAGACCCATCGGCGACGGCGGCGTCGCGCTCGCTAGAACCCCCATCTCCGCCGCGAAGCCGTCGACCTCCTCCGACTACTCCTTCTTCCCTTCCGAGCTACCGGCTCGCCCGGGGATGATGGAAGTGACGGTCTCCGGCGACTCGAGGAAGAAGTTAGAAGAAAGCGATGACGTCAGATCTGAGAGTGAGAGGGTCCTATACGACATCGTTTCGAAGTCTATCTCCTCCGCGGCGTTGATTATTCAAGGGATGGCTGATGAGACCCTCGAGTCAGCTAAAGAGTATTTAAGGAACCTGATCGATTCGCCGGATAATAAGGAGAAGCTGACGAGTCTTCAGAGCCAGATAGACAAAAGATCCGATCTCTGCAAAGAGACCTTGTCGAAATGCGTCAAGGATCAGCTAGACATCTTGGTCGCCGTGAGAACAGGGCTTAAGTACTTCCTCTCTGGTAAAATCCGTATCCCCATGAACGAGTTGGTGGAGATCTTTATGTTCTTGAGATGTAGGAACGTGAACTGCAAGTCTCTGTTGCCTGTTGATGACTGTGAATGCAAGATCTGTTCGAACAACAAAGGCTTTTGTAGCTCGTGTATGTGTCCTGTCTGTTTGAGGTTCGATTCGGCTAGCAATACTTGTAGTTGGGTGGGATGTGATGTTTGTTCTCATTGGTGTCACGCTGCGTGTGGGATTCAGAAGAATCTTATCAAACCGGGACTTAGCTTGAAAAGTCCTCGAGGTAATAAGACGGAGATGCTGTTCCATTGCATTGGATGCGCTCACAAGTCGGAGATGTTTGGTTTCGTTAAGGATGTGTTTGTGTGTTGCGCTAAGAATTGGGGACCTGAGACTCTGATCAAGGAGCTTGATTGCGTTGGAAAGGTTTTCAGAGGGAGTGATGATGCTAAAGGCAAAACATTGCATCTCAAAGCTAATGAAATGGTCAAGAAGCTAGAGAGTAAACTGATTTCTCCTGCTGACGCATCTAACTTCATCATTCACTTTTTCAACT ATGCAGAGTCGGTATCAGAGTTTCCGGAACCAAAAGAGCAAACAGTTGTAATAGAGACAAGCTACAGAAAAGATGAAGCATCTGTGACGCCTTCAACATCCAAGGATCAAATGAAGAAGAGCTTTGCGTTGACCGATGCAATGATGAACAGTTTCGATAGTTTAGAGAGCATGGTGAGAATCAAGGAGGCTGAGACAAGAATGTTTCAGAAGAAAGCTGACGAGGCGAGAATAGAGGCAGAGAGTTTCAGGAGGATGATAGAAATGAAGACGGAGAAGATGGAGGAGGAGTACACAGAGAAGCTAGCGCGGCTGTGTCTGCAGGAGACGGAGGAGAGGAGGAGGAATAAGCTCGAGGAGTTGAAGAAGCTTGAGAACTCTCACTGTGATTACAGGAACATGAAGCTGAGGATGGAGGCTGAGATTGCAGGGTTGTTGAAGAGAATGGAAAGTACAAGACAACATTTAGTATGA
- the LOC106293339 gene encoding probable transmembrane ascorbate ferrireductase 3, whose amino-acid sequence MDHSADRTTFKRHSSLSTLVAHFFGILAVILMLIWLLHYREGIEYGSDNPLKVLNVHPFLMYCGFLFLVGQAMMTYKTAYASHQVQKMVHGGLHLIGLVLGIVGICAAFRFHDKLNLKDMVSLHSWIGLTTFILLGLQWLLGALTFLAPQSSSGTRTRMMPWHVLGGRALLYMGIVAALTGLMQRATMLGQSTNAESRLINFTGLAILLFGVSVDFSVALGRYN is encoded by the exons ATGGACCACTCAGCAGATCGAACAACTTTTAAGCGTCACTCGTCGCTTTCTACACTTGTGGCTCATTTCTTTGGCATCTTAGCCGTTATTCTAATGCTCATATGGCTTCTCCATTACCGTGAAGGTATTGAGTATGGCTCCGACAATCCCCTTAAGGTTTTAAAT GTGCATCCATTTCTCATGTACTGTGGTTTTCTCTTCCTCGTGGGCCAAG CGATGATGACGTACAAAACGGCGTATGCCTCGCACCAAGTACAGAAAATGGTTCACGGTGGACTTCACTTAATAGGATTAGTTCTAGGTATTGTCGGAATCTGCGCCGCCTTTAGATTCCACGATAAATTAAACCTTAAAGACATGGTCTCTCTTCACTCCTGGATCGGTCTCACCACTTTCATCCTCCTCGGCCTCCAG TGGCTGCTCGGGGCGCTCACATTCCTTGCGCCACAATCTTCATCAGGGACGAGAACGAGGATGATGCCGTGGCACGTCTTAGGTGGTCGGGCACTACTTTATATGGGTATTGTCGCAGCACTTACAGGACTCATGCAGAGAGCTACAATGCTTGGTCAGAGCACGAACGCTGAGTCGCGCCTCATTAACTTCACCGGCTTAGCCATTCTACTCTTTGGCGTTTCCGTCGACTTCTCCGTCGCTCTTGGCCGTTATAATTGA
- the LOC106294079 gene encoding cyclin-SDS-like isoform X1 has product MKVIASRNSKRKSEASPFAGKKLRSTTRSLQKRAQISPSPLHHKETVAPAASVDSCSNLFSTVDDTVSCGSSVVEKKSSTLKKTRIEEVEVSDRVIDDPKFRRITRSYSKLNREKDAEEIEVSESSFTRSDVTFAGHVSDSRSLNIVSENKESDVVSFISGVDSCSKFGSVTGGGADNNEETEISKPSGSVELKPELETVGCVSDLSCTETFSGEDVSEYDEEARSETLSQYSSDFGFSDYTPSMFFDSGSEFSEKSNSDSPVSHTRSLYLQLMAQFCRSTVPNDLESSRQEQHRGIQSELLRFEDEEVEESYQRLRERERSHAYLRDCAKAYCSAMDHTDLIPRLRLIMVQWIVQQCSEMGLQPETLFLGVSLLDRFLSKGSFNDERTLVLVGIASLTLATRIEENQPYNSIRKRNFYIQNLKYSRHEVVAMEWLVQEVLNFKCFSPTIFNFLCFYLKAARANPEVERKAKSLAVTSLSDHTQLCFWPSTVAAGLVVLACIEHNKISAYQRVIKVHVRTEDNELPECVKSLEWLLEH; this is encoded by the exons ATGAAGGTGATCGCGTCGAGGAATTCAAAGCGTAAGTCTGAGGCGTCGCCGTTCGCCGGGAAGAAGCTTCGCTCGACGACGCGTTCACTCCAGAAGAGAGCTCAGATCTCTCCGTCACCTCTCCACCACAAGGAAACAGTAGCACCCGCTGCCTCTGTAGATTCCTGCTCCAATTTGTTTTCTACAGTCGACGACACTGTTTCATGCGGTTCTAGCGTAGTCGAGAAGAAGAGCTCGACGCTGAAGAAGACTCGAATCGAAGAGGTAGAAGTTTCTGATCGTGTGATTGATGATCCCAAGTTTCGGAGGATCACTAGATCGTACTCGAAGCTAAACAGGGAGAAGGACGCAGAGGAGATCGAAGTAAGCGAATCGTCCTTCACGCGATCCGACGTGACGTTCGCCGGGCACGTCTCCGATAGCCGGAGTTTGAATATCGTTTCGGAGAACAAGGAGAGCGACGTCGTTTCGTTCATATCGGGTGTGGACTCTTGCTCCAAGTTCGGGAGCGTAACTGGAGGAGGAGCCGATAACAACGAAGAAACTGAAATCTCCAAACCGAGCGGATCCGTGGAACTGAAGCCGGAGCTCGAGACAGTCGGATGCGTCTCCGATCTCTCTTGCACGGAGACGTTCTCCGGCGAAGACGTTTCGGAGTACGACGAGGAGGCACGTTCCGAGACGCTTTCGCAGTACTCCTCCGACTTCGGTTTCTCGGATTACACTCCGTCAATGTTTTTCGATTCCGGCAGCGAATTCTCTGAGAAATCGAACTCCGACTCTCCCGTTTCGCATACTCGCTCTCTGTACCTCCAGCTCATGGCGCAGTTCTGTAGATCCACCGTTCCGAACGATCTCGAATCTTCTCGTCAGGAACAACACCGTGGTATCCAGTCTGAA CTGCTAAGGTTTGAAGATGAAGAGGTTGAAGAGAGCTATCAAAGGCTGAGGGAAAGGGAGAGAAGTCATGCATATTTGCGTGACTGTGCTAAGGCTTACTGCTCCGCCATGGACCATACTGATCTCATCCCTCGTCTACGCTTGATCATGGTTCAATGGATTGTGCAG CAATGTTCTGAGATGGGGCTTCAGCCAGAGACATTGTTTCTAGGAGTTAGTCTGCTGGATCGATTCCTGAGCAAGGGATCCTTCAACGACGAGAGGACTCTTGTACTGGTGGGGATCGCGAGTCTTACTCTGGCCACCAGAATTGAAGAAAATCAACCATACAATAG CATCCGGAAAAGGAACTTCTACATCCAGAACCTAAAGTATAGCCGGCATGAAGTGGTAGCAATGGAGTGGCTGGTTCAAGAAGTCCTCAACTTCAAATGCTTCTCACCCACAATCTTTAACTTCTTATG CTTCTACCTAAAAGCTGCCCGAGCCAACCCAGAAGTTGAAAGGAAAGCCAAATCCTTGGCCGTTACCTCACTATCCGATCACACCCAACTCTGTTTTTGGCCCTCAACTGTAGCAGCCGGACTCGTAGTTCTCGCCTGCATTGAACACAACAAGATCTCAGCCTACCAACGAGTCATAAAG GTTCATGTTAGAACAGAAGATAACGAGCTGCCTGAATGCGTCAAG AGCCTGGAATGGTTGCTTGAGCACTAA
- the LOC106294079 gene encoding cyclin-SDS-like isoform X2, with amino-acid sequence MKVIASRNSKRKSEASPFAGKKLRSTTRSLQKRAQISPSPLHHKETVAPAASVDSCSNLFSTVDDTVSCGSSVVEKKSSTLKKTRIEEVEVSDHVSEYDEEARSETLSQYSSDFGFSDYTPSMFFDSGSEFSEKSNSDSPVSHTRSLYLQLMAQFCRSTVPNDLESSRQEQHRGIQSELLRFEDEEVEESYQRLRERERSHAYLRDCAKAYCSAMDHTDLIPRLRLIMVQWIVQQCSEMGLQPETLFLGVSLLDRFLSKGSFNDERTLVLVGIASLTLATRIEENQPYNSIRKRNFYIQNLKYSRHEVVAMEWLVQEVLNFKCFSPTIFNFLCFYLKAARANPEVERKAKSLAVTSLSDHTQLCFWPSTVAAGLVVLACIEHNKISAYQRVIKVHVRTEDNELPECVKSLEWLLEH; translated from the exons ATGAAGGTGATCGCGTCGAGGAATTCAAAGCGTAAGTCTGAGGCGTCGCCGTTCGCCGGGAAGAAGCTTCGCTCGACGACGCGTTCACTCCAGAAGAGAGCTCAGATCTCTCCGTCACCTCTCCACCACAAGGAAACAGTAGCACCCGCTGCCTCTGTAGATTCCTGCTCCAATTTGTTTTCTACAGTCGACGACACTGTTTCATGCGGTTCTAGCGTAGTCGAGAAGAAGAGCTCGACGCTGAAGAAGACTCGAATCGAAGAGGTAGAAGTTTCTGATC ACGTTTCGGAGTACGACGAGGAGGCACGTTCCGAGACGCTTTCGCAGTACTCCTCCGACTTCGGTTTCTCGGATTACACTCCGTCAATGTTTTTCGATTCCGGCAGCGAATTCTCTGAGAAATCGAACTCCGACTCTCCCGTTTCGCATACTCGCTCTCTGTACCTCCAGCTCATGGCGCAGTTCTGTAGATCCACCGTTCCGAACGATCTCGAATCTTCTCGTCAGGAACAACACCGTGGTATCCAGTCTGAA CTGCTAAGGTTTGAAGATGAAGAGGTTGAAGAGAGCTATCAAAGGCTGAGGGAAAGGGAGAGAAGTCATGCATATTTGCGTGACTGTGCTAAGGCTTACTGCTCCGCCATGGACCATACTGATCTCATCCCTCGTCTACGCTTGATCATGGTTCAATGGATTGTGCAG CAATGTTCTGAGATGGGGCTTCAGCCAGAGACATTGTTTCTAGGAGTTAGTCTGCTGGATCGATTCCTGAGCAAGGGATCCTTCAACGACGAGAGGACTCTTGTACTGGTGGGGATCGCGAGTCTTACTCTGGCCACCAGAATTGAAGAAAATCAACCATACAATAG CATCCGGAAAAGGAACTTCTACATCCAGAACCTAAAGTATAGCCGGCATGAAGTGGTAGCAATGGAGTGGCTGGTTCAAGAAGTCCTCAACTTCAAATGCTTCTCACCCACAATCTTTAACTTCTTATG CTTCTACCTAAAAGCTGCCCGAGCCAACCCAGAAGTTGAAAGGAAAGCCAAATCCTTGGCCGTTACCTCACTATCCGATCACACCCAACTCTGTTTTTGGCCCTCAACTGTAGCAGCCGGACTCGTAGTTCTCGCCTGCATTGAACACAACAAGATCTCAGCCTACCAACGAGTCATAAAG GTTCATGTTAGAACAGAAGATAACGAGCTGCCTGAATGCGTCAAG AGCCTGGAATGGTTGCTTGAGCACTAA